The Winogradskyella schleiferi genome contains the following window.
TAAAGATGCATTTCCTGCTGTTTTACAGCGAAAAATTGATTCGTTAGACTTGAATTATACCGTAGTCAATTCAGGGTTAAGCGGAGAAACCACAGCTGGAGGCAAAAGCCGTATCGGTTGGGTGCTTAAGCAACCGATTTCTATATTTTTATTGGAACTTGGCGCCAATGATGGCTTACGAGGCGTCACGCTGACTGAGACACGTACTAATCTCCAAGCAATTATAGATGAAGTTAAACAAACAAGTCCAGAAACAACTATTATCCTTGCTGGCATGGAATTACCACCGAATATGGGACAAGACTATACGTCTGAATTTAGAACCATGTACGCAGAATTGGCTGAAAAAAATAATATAGAATTTATTCCATTTATTTTAAAGGATGTTGGTGGTATTGCAGAACTTAATCAGAGTGACGGGATACATCCTACTGTTGAAGGTCATAAAATTATTGCGAATACGGTTTGGGAAACTTTAGAACCATTACTTAAACCATAATGCCAGCTCAACTAAAGTGCAACAAATAAAAGCATACTTAGATCAAATAGCAACAATATCGGAAGCGGATTGGGATTTTTTTACGTCCAAACTTCAGCGTCGCGTGATTAAAAAGAAAACCGTTTTTTTAAAACTCAATAGCATTGAAAACCACATCTCATTTATAGAATCTGGTATGGTTAGATTATTTATTCCCAAAGAAAACCCTGAGAAAGAAATCACTTTTGGATTTAGTTTTGAAAATGAATTTATAAGTGCTTATGACTCTTTTCTAACTCAAAAACCTTCAGCTTACCAATTGCAAGCACTTTCCGAAACAACGCTTTTAAGCATCACTTATAAGGATTTGCAATTGGTATATAACAACACTCAAATTGGCAATCTCATTGGCAGATTAACAGCAGAACGTCTTTTCTTATTAAAATCTAAACGAGAACAAAACTTGTTGAACCTTACAGCAGAGGAACGTTACAAGAAATTATTCAAAGAGCGTCCAGAACTTTTAAAAGACATTCCTTTGAAATATGTCAGTTCCTATATTGG
Protein-coding sequences here:
- a CDS encoding arylesterase, producing MLKAQNKQLRSYLPIANAHKILKFCYFIMAFSLLACGNNKSEKTTPETSSTEQSEELATETTKTKTILCFGDSITAGMGLDDSKDAFPAVLQRKIDSLDLNYTVVNSGLSGETTAGGKSRIGWVLKQPISIFLLELGANDGLRGVTLTETRTNLQAIIDEVKQTSPETTIILAGMELPPNMGQDYTSEFRTMYAELAEKNNIEFIPFILKDVGGIAELNQSDGIHPTVEGHKIIANTVWETLEPLLKP
- a CDS encoding Crp/Fnr family transcriptional regulator produces the protein MQQIKAYLDQIATISEADWDFFTSKLQRRVIKKKTVFLKLNSIENHISFIESGMVRLFIPKENPEKEITFGFSFENEFISAYDSFLTQKPSAYQLQALSETTLLSITYKDLQLVYNNTQIGNLIGRLTAERLFLLKSKREQNLLNLTAEERYKKLFKERPELLKDIPLKYVSSYIGVTAQALSRIRKRV